One genomic region from Actinocatenispora thailandica encodes:
- a CDS encoding MarR family transcriptional regulator, which produces MTRGGTGSTRRVSSAQLAATLRMAITRLNRRLRRARPVSELTQSQLSALTSLELAGALSPKELADAERVQPPSVTRTVAALEGRGLVQRTPHPTDGRQVILAPTEQGRQIVVADRKARDAWLAQRLAELTGEERETLRRAAELLARIAQAE; this is translated from the coding sequence ATGACACGTGGGGGAACCGGCTCCACCAGGAGGGTCAGCTCGGCGCAACTCGCCGCGACCCTGCGGATGGCGATCACCCGGCTCAACCGCCGGCTGCGTCGCGCCCGCCCGGTCAGCGAGCTCACCCAGAGCCAGCTGTCCGCACTGACCAGCCTGGAGCTGGCCGGCGCGCTGTCGCCGAAGGAGCTGGCCGACGCCGAGCGGGTGCAACCGCCGTCCGTGACCCGGACGGTGGCGGCGCTGGAGGGGCGCGGGCTGGTGCAACGCACGCCACACCCGACCGACGGGCGGCAGGTCATCCTCGCCCCCACCGAGCAGGGGCGACAGATCGTCGTGGCGGACCGGAAGGCGCGGGACGCGTGGCTGGCCCAACGGCTGGCCGAGCTGACCGGCGAGGAGCGCGAGACGCTCCGTCGCGCCGCCGAGCTGCTGGCCCGCATCGCCCAGGCGGAGTAG
- a CDS encoding maleylpyruvate isomerase family mycothiol-dependent enzyme yields the protein MDSTDPTRTAGTTRLTPARYRECLAADAARLREVAADRLAAPVPSCPDWSVDDLVRHVAQVYLHKVAAMQRGERPVDWPPDLAAEPTLALFDRAIAELSAEFDRHAATDPTWTFYPGDQTVAFWLRRMAQETAVHRIDAELAAGAVTPVPDDLALDGVDEVLSIMLTWGTNAFPDDPDTAALLRAGDGRAVCLDTGAGRYAVRVSAAGVELTPGGAGDVTVRADPPTMLRWLWNRAPADAATIDGDRAPVDQLRQLLADATL from the coding sequence ATGGACTCCACAGATCCGACCCGGACCGCCGGCACGACGAGATTGACACCGGCGCGCTACCGGGAGTGCCTGGCGGCCGACGCCGCGCGGCTGCGGGAGGTGGCCGCCGACCGGCTCGCCGCCCCGGTGCCGAGCTGCCCGGACTGGTCGGTCGACGACCTGGTCCGGCACGTCGCCCAGGTCTACCTGCACAAGGTGGCGGCGATGCAGCGCGGTGAGCGGCCAGTCGACTGGCCGCCGGACCTCGCTGCCGAGCCGACCCTCGCGCTGTTCGACCGGGCGATCGCCGAGCTGTCCGCCGAGTTCGATCGGCACGCCGCAACCGATCCGACCTGGACCTTCTACCCCGGCGACCAGACCGTCGCGTTCTGGCTGCGCCGGATGGCGCAGGAGACGGCGGTGCACCGCATCGACGCGGAGCTGGCCGCCGGAGCGGTCACCCCGGTGCCGGACGACCTGGCGCTCGACGGTGTCGACGAGGTGCTGAGCATCATGCTCACCTGGGGCACCAACGCCTTTCCCGATGATCCGGACACCGCCGCGCTGCTGCGTGCCGGCGACGGCCGAGCCGTGTGCCTGGACACCGGCGCCGGGCGGTACGCGGTGCGGGTCAGCGCGGCGGGCGTCGAGCTGACCCCGGGCGGTGCCGGGGACGTCACGGTGCGGGCCGACCCGCCGACGATGCTGCGTTGGTTGTGGAACCGGGCGCCGGCCGACGCCGCCACGATCGACGGCGACCGGGCGCCGGTCGATCAGCTGCGTCAGCTGCTCGCCGACGCGACACTGTGA
- a CDS encoding NCS2 family permease: MAQDTAVTGIPPRAPRNPIDRYFKISQRGSTMPREIRGGLATFFTMAYILVLNPLILGGAEDKLHHHLSGPQLVTSTALVAAVMTIIMGVGGNLPLAIAAGLGLNGVVAFQLAPQMTWPQAMGLVVIEGAVICVLVVTGLRQAIMAAIPLPLKQAISVGIGLFVAFIGFVDAGFVTRIPDAGGSTTPVQLGVGNVLRGWPTIIFCIGVLLTLVLLIRKVRGAILISIVVSTILAMVLNAIVHVPEHGWGLTTPEVPDKVVALPDFGLVGKVDLIGGFASAGVVTAVLFVFTLVLSDFFDAMGTIIGVSNEAGLVDDQGRLPGIGRVLFIDGVAAIAGGAASASSNTCFVESTAGVGEGARTGFSNLVTGVLFALAMFFSPLVGIVPSQAAAPALVVVGFLLMTQVKDIPWTRFEIAVPAFLTIILMPFTYSITNGIGAGFLSYVVLQVAVGKIKRIHWLLWVVAAFFAVYFAIHPIEAWLGVH, translated from the coding sequence ATGGCGCAGGACACGGCCGTGACCGGCATCCCACCCCGGGCGCCCCGGAATCCGATCGACCGGTACTTCAAGATCAGCCAGCGCGGGTCGACGATGCCGCGGGAGATCCGCGGCGGCCTCGCCACGTTCTTCACGATGGCCTACATCCTGGTGCTCAACCCGCTGATCCTCGGTGGGGCCGAGGACAAGCTGCACCACCACCTGAGCGGCCCGCAGCTGGTCACCTCGACCGCGCTGGTCGCCGCGGTCATGACGATCATCATGGGGGTCGGCGGCAACCTGCCGCTCGCGATCGCCGCCGGGCTCGGCCTCAACGGTGTCGTCGCGTTCCAGCTGGCGCCGCAGATGACCTGGCCGCAGGCGATGGGGCTGGTGGTCATCGAGGGCGCGGTGATCTGCGTGCTGGTGGTCACCGGGCTGCGGCAGGCCATCATGGCGGCGATCCCGCTGCCGCTGAAGCAGGCGATCAGCGTCGGTATCGGGTTGTTCGTGGCGTTCATCGGTTTCGTCGACGCCGGTTTCGTCACCCGCATCCCGGACGCCGGCGGCAGCACCACCCCGGTGCAGCTGGGCGTCGGCAACGTGCTGCGCGGCTGGCCGACGATCATCTTCTGCATCGGCGTGCTGCTCACCCTGGTACTGCTGATTCGCAAGGTCCGGGGCGCGATCCTGATCAGCATCGTGGTCTCCACGATCCTCGCGATGGTCCTCAACGCGATCGTGCACGTACCGGAGCACGGCTGGGGGCTGACCACCCCGGAGGTACCGGACAAGGTCGTGGCGCTGCCCGACTTCGGGTTGGTCGGCAAGGTCGACCTGATCGGCGGCTTCGCGTCGGCGGGCGTGGTCACCGCGGTGCTGTTCGTGTTCACCCTGGTGCTGTCGGACTTCTTCGACGCGATGGGCACCATCATCGGCGTCAGCAACGAAGCCGGTCTGGTGGACGACCAGGGCCGGTTGCCCGGCATCGGCCGGGTGCTGTTCATCGACGGCGTCGCCGCGATCGCCGGTGGTGCCGCGTCCGCATCCTCGAACACCTGCTTCGTCGAGTCGACGGCCGGGGTCGGCGAGGGCGCCCGGACCGGCTTCTCGAACCTGGTCACCGGCGTGTTGTTCGCGCTGGCGATGTTCTTCTCGCCGCTGGTGGGCATCGTGCCGTCGCAGGCCGCGGCGCCGGCCCTGGTGGTGGTCGGCTTCCTGCTGATGACGCAGGTCAAGGACATCCCGTGGACGAGGTTCGAGATCGCCGTGCCGGCGTTCCTGACCATCATCCTGATGCCCTTCACCTACTCGATCACCAACGGCATCGGCGCCGGCTTCCTCTCCTACGTGGTGTTGCAGGTGGCCGTCGGCAAGATCAAGCGGATCCACTGGCTGCTCTGGGTGGTGGCCGCGTTCTTCGCGGTGTACTTCGCGATCCACCCGATCGAGGCCTGGCTCGGCGTGCACTGA
- a CDS encoding DUF2530 domain-containing protein: MRRYPPRPVPEPLDTNAVPVVLIGMALWLVAGLILVFRRATLGHAHHGWWLWTCVAGLIVGIVLLGYEWHRRWRRAVAARRADDTTPA; this comes from the coding sequence GTGCGCCGATACCCACCCCGCCCGGTTCCCGAGCCACTCGACACCAACGCGGTGCCGGTGGTGCTGATCGGCATGGCGCTGTGGCTGGTGGCCGGCCTGATCCTGGTGTTCCGCCGGGCGACCCTCGGGCACGCCCACCACGGCTGGTGGCTGTGGACCTGCGTGGCCGGGTTGATCGTGGGCATCGTGCTGCTCGGCTACGAGTGGCACCGGCGCTGGCGCCGCGCCGTCGCCGCCCGCCGCGCCGACGACACCACCCCGGCCTGA
- a CDS encoding sensor histidine kinase: MRRRFVLVSVVVTVLVVAVFAVPLAWLAYQYAYDRAMSGAEREVVAVGTVLAVDGDRTELHHAVASTSAGRAHRLTVHLPGGTVAGPPGWAPGAVTRRVLRTGRGETLPVGDGVVHLHPTRTAAGGVAVVEILVPDALLHRGVHLAWAGLASVSVLLVVGAAVLADRLAAGPVRATRQLARAAGALGDGDLTVRVVPDGPPEIASAGAAFNDLVGRVAALLAAERELVADLSHRLRTPLTALRLGVEALPDGADKDRLSGAAEAVEEQVDAVITRAREPLAASPAGHCDLRAVVGERVAYWAALAEDQDRSFTLGPIPAPVMVPVPDAELCDALDSLLGNIFRHTPEGTGFAVRVATEPGRATVTIDDAGPGIPVPPRRGRSDSSTGLGLSIARRVAEAGGGTLTIGTAPLGGARFVLSFATPGAPPPR, encoded by the coding sequence ATGCGGCGCAGGTTCGTCCTGGTGTCGGTCGTGGTCACGGTGCTGGTCGTGGCCGTCTTCGCGGTGCCGCTCGCCTGGCTGGCCTACCAGTACGCGTACGACCGGGCGATGTCCGGGGCCGAGCGCGAGGTCGTCGCGGTCGGCACCGTGCTCGCCGTGGACGGCGACCGCACCGAGCTGCATCATGCGGTGGCCAGTACCTCGGCCGGGCGGGCCCACCGGCTCACCGTGCACCTGCCCGGCGGTACGGTCGCCGGCCCGCCCGGGTGGGCGCCGGGCGCGGTGACCCGGCGGGTGCTGCGTACCGGCCGGGGCGAGACGTTGCCGGTCGGCGACGGGGTGGTGCACCTGCATCCGACCCGGACCGCGGCCGGCGGCGTCGCCGTCGTGGAGATCCTGGTACCGGACGCGCTGCTGCACCGCGGCGTGCACCTGGCGTGGGCCGGCCTCGCCTCGGTGAGCGTGCTGCTGGTGGTCGGCGCCGCGGTGCTCGCCGACCGGCTCGCCGCCGGCCCGGTCCGGGCCACCCGGCAACTGGCCCGCGCGGCCGGCGCCCTCGGGGACGGCGACCTGACCGTACGGGTGGTGCCGGACGGACCACCGGAGATCGCCTCGGCGGGCGCCGCGTTCAACGACCTGGTGGGACGCGTCGCGGCACTGCTCGCCGCCGAGCGGGAACTGGTCGCCGACCTGTCGCACCGGCTGCGTACCCCGTTGACCGCGCTGCGGCTCGGCGTCGAGGCGCTGCCCGACGGGGCCGACAAGGACCGGCTGTCCGGCGCCGCCGAGGCGGTCGAGGAGCAGGTCGACGCGGTCATCACGCGGGCCCGGGAGCCGCTCGCGGCGAGCCCGGCCGGACACTGCGACCTGCGCGCGGTGGTCGGTGAGCGGGTGGCGTACTGGGCCGCGCTGGCCGAGGACCAGGACCGGTCGTTCACGCTCGGCCCGATCCCGGCCCCGGTGATGGTGCCGGTGCCGGACGCCGAGCTGTGCGACGCGCTGGACTCACTGCTGGGCAACATCTTCCGGCACACCCCGGAGGGCACCGGTTTCGCGGTACGGGTGGCGACCGAACCCGGTCGCGCCACGGTGACGATCGACGACGCGGGGCCGGGCATCCCGGTACCGCCGCGGCGCGGCCGGTCCGACTCCTCCACCGGGCTGGGGTTGTCGATCGCCCGCCGGGTCGCCGAGGCCGGCGGCGGCACGCTGACCATCGGTACCGCGCCGCTGGGTGGCGCCCGGTTCGTCCTCAGCTTCGCCACCCCCGGCGCCCCGCCGCCGCGCTGA
- a CDS encoding MFS transporter, with protein sequence MNASVAHTFRSLKVRNYRLFATGQVISLIGNWMQFTAQDWTVLHLSHNSGAALGWVTALQFLPVVALTLYGGKLADRYDKRKLLMFTNVGAGLVAVALGVLTLTGTIALWHVLLLAACLGTANAIDNPARQSFVSEMVGGALLPNAISLNSAVFNAARIVGPAVAGVAISLIGTGPVFLLNSLTYAATLTALTLMRPAELYRSARRRVRDARIADGIRYAARRPDLLLPMALMLVIGALGFNFQLTLALLSKTVFHRGAASFGLLTTALAAGALLGALASSRRSSRPSSYTVIGAAFGFGVFETLAGLAPGYPAAAGILVCTGFFMIYLAQAANQRIQLGVGEEFRGRVMALYVLVFQGSTPVFAPIVGWLAGALGARSTLWFGGVASIAAAALVLGYRSHRRGARLAIRVRPVPHPRLVAPLPSSTPIGAAGRRDLVDEPVAAGSAVTYPAGRARAAR encoded by the coding sequence ATGAACGCTTCCGTGGCCCACACGTTCCGCTCGCTCAAGGTCCGCAACTACCGGCTGTTCGCCACCGGCCAGGTGATCTCGCTCATCGGCAACTGGATGCAGTTCACCGCCCAGGACTGGACGGTGCTGCACCTGTCGCACAACTCCGGCGCCGCCCTCGGCTGGGTCACCGCCCTGCAGTTCCTGCCCGTCGTGGCGCTCACCCTGTACGGCGGGAAGCTCGCCGACCGGTACGACAAGCGCAAGCTGCTGATGTTCACCAACGTCGGCGCCGGGCTCGTCGCCGTCGCGCTCGGGGTGCTCACCCTCACCGGCACGATCGCGCTGTGGCACGTGCTGCTGCTCGCCGCCTGCCTCGGCACCGCGAACGCCATCGACAACCCGGCCCGGCAGTCGTTCGTGTCCGAGATGGTCGGCGGCGCGCTGCTGCCGAACGCGATCTCGCTCAACAGCGCGGTGTTCAACGCCGCCCGGATCGTCGGCCCGGCGGTCGCCGGCGTCGCCATCTCGCTGATCGGCACCGGCCCGGTCTTCCTGCTCAACTCGCTGACCTACGCCGCGACGCTGACCGCGCTGACCCTGATGCGCCCGGCCGAGCTGTACCGCTCCGCCCGCCGGCGGGTCCGCGACGCCCGCATCGCCGACGGCATCCGGTACGCCGCGCGCCGGCCCGACCTGCTGCTGCCGATGGCGCTGATGCTGGTGATCGGGGCCCTCGGATTCAACTTCCAGCTGACCCTCGCGCTGCTGTCCAAGACCGTGTTCCACCGCGGCGCCGCCTCCTTCGGGCTGCTCACCACGGCGCTCGCGGCCGGCGCGCTGCTCGGCGCCCTCGCGTCGAGCCGGCGCAGCTCGCGGCCCTCCTCGTACACGGTGATCGGGGCGGCGTTCGGGTTCGGCGTGTTCGAGACGCTCGCCGGGCTGGCACCCGGCTACCCGGCCGCGGCCGGGATCCTGGTCTGCACCGGGTTCTTCATGATCTACCTGGCGCAGGCGGCGAACCAGCGGATCCAGCTCGGCGTCGGCGAGGAGTTCCGCGGCCGGGTGATGGCCCTGTACGTACTGGTCTTCCAGGGGTCCACGCCGGTGTTCGCGCCGATCGTCGGCTGGCTCGCCGGCGCCCTCGGCGCCCGCTCCACGCTGTGGTTCGGCGGCGTCGCGTCGATCGCCGCCGCGGCCCTGGTCCTCGGGTACCGGTCCCACCGGCGCGGCGCCCGCCTGGCGATCCGGGTACGGCCGGTCCCGCACCCCCGCCTGGTCGCGCCGCTGCCCAGCAGCACACCGATCGGGGCGGCCGGCCGGCGAGACCTCGTCGACGAGCCGGTTGCTGCCGGCTCCGCGGTGACCTATCCGGCCGGTCGCGCCCGCGCTGCCCGCTAG
- a CDS encoding GNAT family N-acetyltransferase yields the protein MHVADLTPEYAADIATWRYPPPYQRYDLSEAAPLLDPANGFVALLDGAELIGFRSFGPDGQVPGGRYDDSALDTGGGLRPSRTGRGLGRQALAVGLAYGRERFAPPAFRVTVAADNERALRVVGSSGFVRVDEFAATTTGLRYVVLVRPER from the coding sequence ATGCACGTCGCGGACCTGACACCCGAGTACGCCGCGGACATCGCCACCTGGCGCTACCCGCCGCCCTACCAGCGGTACGACCTGAGCGAGGCGGCGCCGCTGCTGGACCCGGCGAACGGGTTCGTCGCGCTGCTGGACGGCGCCGAGCTGATCGGGTTCCGCTCGTTCGGCCCGGACGGGCAAGTGCCCGGCGGGCGGTACGACGACTCCGCGCTCGACACCGGCGGCGGGCTGCGGCCCTCGCGTACCGGGCGTGGCCTCGGCCGGCAGGCACTGGCCGTCGGCCTGGCGTACGGGCGGGAGCGGTTCGCGCCGCCGGCGTTCCGGGTGACGGTGGCGGCGGACAACGAGCGGGCGCTGCGGGTGGTCGGCTCGTCGGGTTTCGTCCGGGTCGACGAGTTCGCGGCGACCACCACCGGGCTGCGGTACGTCGTGCTGGTCCGGCCGGAACGGTGA
- a CDS encoding response regulator transcription factor, whose product MARVLLVEDDTTIRAALVRAMSSFGHHVTESADARGALAALGEHAPDVVVLDLGLPDLDGTAALRMIRARSTVPVLIATARDREADIVRLLNAGADDYLTKPYSAAHLVARISAVLRRAAPTVAGAIAVGGLRLDAAAREAALDGRPLSLARREFDLLAYLAARPGAVVSRRELLAEVWGQPDGGDDATIDVHISWLRRKLGETAAAPRYLHTVRGVGIKLVAPAAR is encoded by the coding sequence ATGGCACGGGTGCTGCTGGTCGAGGACGACACGACGATCAGGGCCGCCCTGGTTCGGGCGATGTCGTCGTTCGGCCACCACGTGACCGAGTCGGCGGACGCCCGCGGCGCGCTCGCCGCGCTGGGCGAACACGCGCCCGACGTCGTGGTGCTCGACCTGGGCCTCCCCGACCTGGACGGTACCGCCGCGCTGCGGATGATCCGGGCCCGGTCGACCGTGCCGGTGCTGATCGCCACCGCCCGGGACCGGGAGGCCGACATCGTCCGGCTGCTCAACGCCGGTGCCGACGACTACCTGACGAAGCCGTACTCGGCGGCCCACCTGGTGGCGCGGATCTCCGCGGTGCTGCGCCGGGCCGCGCCGACCGTCGCCGGGGCGATCGCGGTCGGCGGGCTGCGGCTCGACGCGGCGGCCCGGGAGGCGGCGCTGGACGGCCGGCCGCTCTCGCTGGCCCGCCGCGAGTTCGACCTGCTGGCCTACCTGGCCGCCCGGCCCGGCGCGGTGGTGTCCCGGCGGGAGCTGCTCGCCGAGGTGTGGGGTCAGCCGGACGGCGGCGACGACGCCACCATCGACGTGCACATCTCCTGGCTGCGCCGCAAGCTGGGCGAGACCGCGGCGGCGCCCCGGTACCTGCACACGGTGCGCGGCGTCGGCATCAAACTGGTCGCCCCGGCCGCCCGCTGA